The proteins below come from a single Zonotrichia leucophrys gambelii isolate GWCS_2022_RI chromosome 3, RI_Zleu_2.0, whole genome shotgun sequence genomic window:
- the PPM1B gene encoding protein phosphatase 1B isoform X2, translating into MGAFLDKPKTEKHNAHGAGNGLRYGLSSMQGWRVEMEDAHTAVVGIPHGLEDWSFFAVYDGHAGSRVANYCSTHLLEHITNNEDFRATEKPGSALEPSVENVKSGIRTGFLKIDEYMRNFADLRNGMDRSGSTAVGVMISPEHVYFINCGDSRAVLYRNGQVCFSTQDHKPCNPREKERIQNAGGSVMIQRVNGSLAVSRALGDYDYKCVDGKGPTEQLVSPEPEVCEILRAEEDEFIILACDGIWDVMSNEELCEYVKSRLEVSDDLETVCNWVVDTCLHKGSRDNMSIVLVCFSNAPKVSEEAVKKDAELDKYLESRVEEIMEKAGEEGMPDLAHVIRILTAENIPNLPPGGGLAGKRNIIENVYTRLNPHRDNEGGSGDLEDPW; encoded by the exons ATGGGTGCATTTTTGGATAaaccaaaaactgaaaaacacaaTGCTCATGGTGCAGGGAATGGCTTGCGTTACGGCCTCAGCAGTATGCAGGGATGGAGAGTGGAAATGGAAGATGCTCACACAGCTGTTGTGGGTATTCCCCATGGCTTAGAGGACTGGTCCTTTTTTGCTGTCTATGATGGTCACGCAGGATCTCGTGTTGCAAATTACTGCTCCACGCACTTATTAGAACACATCACTAACAATGAAGACTTTAGGGCGACAGAAAAACCTGGATCTGCTCTTGAACCTTCAGTGGAAAATGTCAAGAGTGGAATCAGAACTGGCTTTTTGAAAATTGATGAGTATATGCGCAATTTCGCAGACCTCAGAAATGGCATGGACAGAAGTGGCTCAACAGCAGTGGGAGTTATGATTTCACCTGAGCATGTATACTTTATCAACTGTGGTGATTCACGTGCTGTTCTCTATAGGAATGGACAAGTGTGTTTTTCAACACAGGATCACAAACCTTGCAACCcgagggagaaagagagaatcCAGAATGCAGGAGGCAGTGTAATGATTCAGCGTGTTAACGGTTCGTTGGCGGTTTCTCGAGCTCTGGGGGACTATGACTACAAATGTGTTGACGGTAAAGGCCCCACAGAACAACTTGTGTCTCCAGAGCCTGAGGTGTGTGAAATTTTAAGGGCAGAAGAAGATGAGTTTATCATCCTGGCTTGTGATGGCATCTGGGATGTAATGAGCAATGAAGAGCTCTGTGAATATGTAAAGTCTAGACTTGAAGTATCAGATGACCTGGAAACAGTGTGCAATTGGGTAGTGGACACTTGTTTACATAAG GGGAGTCGTGATAACATGAGTATTGTAttagtttgtttttcaaatgctCCTAAGGTCTCAGAGGAGGCAGTGAAAAAAGATGCTGAGTTGGATAAGTACTTGGAATCACGGGTTGAAG aaattatgGAAAAAGCAGGTGAAGAAGGAATGCCTGATCTTGCTCATGTTATTCGTATTTTAACTGCAGAGAATATCCCTAATTTGCCACCAGGAGGTGGTTTAGCTGGCAA GCGTAATATTATTGAAAATGTGTATACTAGGCTGAATCCACACAGAGACAATGAGGGG GGTTCTGGAGATCTAGAAGATCCGTGGTAG
- the PPM1B gene encoding protein phosphatase 1B isoform X1, translated as MGAFLDKPKTEKHNAHGAGNGLRYGLSSMQGWRVEMEDAHTAVVGIPHGLEDWSFFAVYDGHAGSRVANYCSTHLLEHITNNEDFRATEKPGSALEPSVENVKSGIRTGFLKIDEYMRNFADLRNGMDRSGSTAVGVMISPEHVYFINCGDSRAVLYRNGQVCFSTQDHKPCNPREKERIQNAGGSVMIQRVNGSLAVSRALGDYDYKCVDGKGPTEQLVSPEPEVCEILRAEEDEFIILACDGIWDVMSNEELCEYVKSRLEVSDDLETVCNWVVDTCLHKGSRDNMSIVLVCFSNAPKVSEEAVKKDAELDKYLESRVEEIMEKAGEEGMPDLAHVIRILTAENIPNLPPGGGLAGKRNIIENVYTRLNPHRDNEGEPGAAEEGGTQGRLVEALRQMRINHRGNYRHLLEEMLAGYRLAQLQVPDAAQVPPPPGPGPAPAPGSDGSGEQHS; from the exons ATGGGTGCATTTTTGGATAaaccaaaaactgaaaaacacaaTGCTCATGGTGCAGGGAATGGCTTGCGTTACGGCCTCAGCAGTATGCAGGGATGGAGAGTGGAAATGGAAGATGCTCACACAGCTGTTGTGGGTATTCCCCATGGCTTAGAGGACTGGTCCTTTTTTGCTGTCTATGATGGTCACGCAGGATCTCGTGTTGCAAATTACTGCTCCACGCACTTATTAGAACACATCACTAACAATGAAGACTTTAGGGCGACAGAAAAACCTGGATCTGCTCTTGAACCTTCAGTGGAAAATGTCAAGAGTGGAATCAGAACTGGCTTTTTGAAAATTGATGAGTATATGCGCAATTTCGCAGACCTCAGAAATGGCATGGACAGAAGTGGCTCAACAGCAGTGGGAGTTATGATTTCACCTGAGCATGTATACTTTATCAACTGTGGTGATTCACGTGCTGTTCTCTATAGGAATGGACAAGTGTGTTTTTCAACACAGGATCACAAACCTTGCAACCcgagggagaaagagagaatcCAGAATGCAGGAGGCAGTGTAATGATTCAGCGTGTTAACGGTTCGTTGGCGGTTTCTCGAGCTCTGGGGGACTATGACTACAAATGTGTTGACGGTAAAGGCCCCACAGAACAACTTGTGTCTCCAGAGCCTGAGGTGTGTGAAATTTTAAGGGCAGAAGAAGATGAGTTTATCATCCTGGCTTGTGATGGCATCTGGGATGTAATGAGCAATGAAGAGCTCTGTGAATATGTAAAGTCTAGACTTGAAGTATCAGATGACCTGGAAACAGTGTGCAATTGGGTAGTGGACACTTGTTTACATAAG GGGAGTCGTGATAACATGAGTATTGTAttagtttgtttttcaaatgctCCTAAGGTCTCAGAGGAGGCAGTGAAAAAAGATGCTGAGTTGGATAAGTACTTGGAATCACGGGTTGAAG aaattatgGAAAAAGCAGGTGAAGAAGGAATGCCTGATCTTGCTCATGTTATTCGTATTTTAACTGCAGAGAATATCCCTAATTTGCCACCAGGAGGTGGTTTAGCTGGCAA GCGTAATATTATTGAAAATGTGTATACTAGGCTGAATCCACACAGAGACAATGAGGGG GAGCCCGGCGCGGCCGAGGAAGGCGGAACGCAGGGGAGGTTGGTGGAGGCGCTGAGGCAGATGCGGATTAATCATAGGGGCAACTACCGCCACCtgctggaggagatgctggcCGGGTACCGCCTGGCGCAGCTGCAGGTACCGGACGCTGCCCAGGTaccgcccccgcccggccccggcccggccccggccccgggcagcGACGGCAGCGGCGAGCAGCACTCGTGA